A DNA window from Dama dama isolate Ldn47 chromosome 19, ASM3311817v1, whole genome shotgun sequence contains the following coding sequences:
- the LOC133074114 gene encoding dolichyl-diphosphooligosaccharide--protein glycosyltransferase subunit 4-like yields the protein MALLIGVLTDVQLSFFANMLGVSLFLLAVLCHYMAVNNPEKQE from the coding sequence CTGATAGGCGTACTCACGGATGTGCAGCTCTCCTTCTTTGCCAACATGCTGGGTGTCTCACTCTTCCTGCTTGCTGTTCTCTGTCACTACATGGCCGTCAACAATCCCGAGAAGCAGGAATGA